The DNA sequence TGTTAATATCCTTTTTGCATAAtcatgagttcagattcccagaatcaACCAGAATACTGAGAATCCCTCAAATCTCATAGGGCATAATTATTGCCTATGCAGTATTTTACAACAGAAGGCATTTTTAAACAAAGTTAAAGGCAATGACTGGCAACCAAGCTTAACTTATTATCAGAAAGCAAGCATTTGTTCACATATTTCCAAATTCACAAACAGATATTCACatgtaaacatataaaaataataataaaaatcatgaatATGTACCATGGAGAAAGGTGGTAGTAGAGAGACTACAACCAAAAAATCATACCTTATGTTATTGTAGTAGAATTTGGCCCTAGTCTTTGTAAGTAAACCAAATTTCTATAGAGAAAAGCATCCAGTCAACATGCTAACATGATGTGTAAACACTTAGGCAACTAACCACcagtggaaaataagaaaaactttTCTTCATACCTAATAGGTTATTTCTCTGAAAATTAAATTGTTAAAGAAACTTTATCCAAGAGAAttgctgtcttcaaaaaaaaattggaccACATCTTATTGAGGAAgcaagaaaaccaaacaacaaagaaGTCATCTTGCTTAGAATTCCCTAATTCTGCTAAATAGGAAAGCATTTGCTGAGCTTGCACTTTGTTGTGTAAGACATGCCCCATGTCAAGAAACTCTCCATAGGGAATATAAAATAAGTCAAATGAAAAGCTGTATTAATATAATTATTGTGTGGCATCTTTTTGTAAATTGTAATACTTTCCCAAATAATAGGAAGCCTTGTGTGTCaaatttttctttagtattttgaatacattaagtttctttttatttcttagaatTAAAAACTCAACAGAAAATGCACTGGATAGAGACTGATGATTTTAAACAATGCCAGAATACCGTTTACCAGAAGTTACATCAGACTTGTTATCAAGGAACAAACACAGGTGACAGGCTGTATGAATGTAGGACAACCTTTATCTCTAAGTCACacgtcactaatcatcagggaactCAAGCAGGTAAGAAACCTTATGACTGTAATGTGTGTGGAAAAGCTTAACTCACCCACTCACAACTCACTGTGCATTATCAATCTCATACAGGTtataagccatatgaatgtagcaaatgtgggaaagctttcctgTCCAAGTCACATCTtaataagccatatgaatgtcCTGCATGTGGAAAAGCCTGCATTACAAACTCAGATCCTAATAAGCATCAGAGAAATCAGACATATGAGATCCCTTATGAATGCATTGAATGTGGGAAAACTTTCATCTCCATGTCACAACTTACTAATCATCAGATAACTCACACAGAAGAGAAatcatatgaatgtactgaattcGGAAAAGGCTTCATCCACAAGTCACAGTTAAATAATCATCATAGAACTCActcaggtgagaaaccatataaATGCACTGAATGCGGAAAAGGCTTCCTCTATAAGTCAGTTCTTACTacgcatcagagaactcacacaggtgagaagccatatgaatgtactgactgtgggaaagctttcatcagGAAGTCACATCTTATCACGCATCAGAGAACgcacacaggtgagaaaccatatgaatgtcCTGAATGTGGGAGAGCCTTCATCTCCAAGTCACAGCTCACTAATCATCAGaggactcacaaaggtgagagaCCATATAAATGTATTCAATGTGAAAAAAGCTTCATCCGCAAGACAAATCTTACAAatcatcagagaattcacacaggtgagaagccatataaatgtactgaatgtgggaaagctttcatctgcAAGTCACGTCTTAAtgggcatcagagaactcacacaggtaagaagccatatgaatgtactgactgtgggaaagctttcatcagGAAGTCACATCTTATTACGCATCAGAGAACgcacacaggtgagaaaccatatgaatgtcCTGAATGTGGGAGAGCCTTCATCTCCAAGTCACAGCTCACTAATCATCAGAGGACTCAGAAAGGTGAGAGACGATATAAATGTATTCAATGTGAAAAAAGCTTCATCCACAAGGCAGATCTTACAAatcatcagagaattcacacaggtgagaagccatataaatgtactgaatgtgggaaagctttcatctgcAAGTCACGTCTTAAtgggcatcagagaactcacacaggtaagaagccatatgaatgtactgactgtgggaaagctttcatcagGAAGTTATATCTTATTACGCATCAGAGAACgcacacaggtgagaaaccatatgaatgtcctgaatgtgggaaagccttcatctccaagtcacagctcactaatcatcagaggactcacaaaggtgagagaCGATATAAATGTATTCAATGTGAAAAAAGCTTCATCTGCAAGACAAATCTTACAAatcatcagagaattcacacaggcgAGAGACCATATAAATGTACtcaatgtgggaaagctttcatcagGAAGTCACATCTTAATGGGCATcggagaactcacacaggtgagaagccatatgaatgtactgactgtgggaaagctttcatcagGAAGTCACATCTTAAtaggcatcagagaactcacacaggtgagaagccatatgaatgtactgactgtgggaaagctttcatcagGAAGTCACATCTTATtgggcatcagagaactcacaggtgaaaagccatgtGAATGatctgaatgtgggaaagccttcatctccaagtcacatctcacagaacagcagagaactcacacaggttaGAAGCCAtttgaatgtactgaatgtgcgaaagctttcatctccaagtcaTGGCTAACAATTCATCAGAGAACTCATATAGGTGAAAACCCTTATCAATGTAATGAATGAGGGAGAGTTTTGTTTGTAAAGTAAGACCTTAGGAACCATGAAATAATTCACGTGACCGTTTTAAGTGTGGTAATAGTTTCATCTTCAAGACAAATCTCACTCTGCACTAGAGAACTCACAGGTTTCAAGACATATGAGTGTACTTAATGTGGTAGAGCTTTTCTTGCCAAGTCAGATCTTTGTAACCATCAGATAATTCATAAAGGTGAGAAGCTATATGATGAATTTATTGCTAAATAAAATGCTATTAAACATTACAGAACACCCAGGTGAGAATCCATATGAATATAGTAGTGTGGTAAAGTTTTCATCTTCAAATCACAGCATACTATGTATCACAGAACTCACACTGGAAAACCATATAAATATAATGAATGTGGAAACACATTCAACTCCTAATGAGTATTAATGTAAAAGATGTGAGAAAGCTTTCTGCCTGAAGTCACAACTCAGTGTGCATCTTTAGACAGGTGAAAAGCCAAATGAATACACTAAAAGTGAGAAAATCTTTTTACTGAAGTCACAAGTCAAGAATTATCAGAGAACACACACAggtgagaaataaatttaatataataaatttaaaaaggtttcTTGTAGAAGTCAAACCAAATATTGTATTTGAGGATTTACATaggagagaaaacagaatatAGATGTAACTGTTGAAATACATTCATCTCCCAGTCAGAGATCAAtgtacatcagagaactcacacagatgGAAAAACTATGTAAATGTAAGAAATGTGTAAAGGCTTTTATCTGTTCATCTTACACTAGTATGTATGAGGGAGTTCATGTAGCTTAGAAATCATATGAATATAATGAATGTTGAGAACTTGCAGATAATATTCATGAATCTGAAAAGCATGCATTTTGTTCTTTAAGTCATACTCTAGTGAATTTCTGAAAAtatatcaattttctttttttaacttggtTGTGGGAAGTATATGGATTGATTTAGGAACTTGCACTTGAAGAGCCATGCAGTGATGTACACAAATCTCAATGGCCAATTGTGATGTTTGGAAAACTAAAAGCAGAACGAAGTATGGGTATAAGAAATTTTGACAGTAGTGTTTTGTGATGATTACTTGCTGTGTTCTGACCAGTTCCTGGGAACTTGAAGAATGTTGAATATAAAACCAGTCATCTGTTGTCTTGCAGAGGAAATTTCTAGAAGTTTTGAATTTCAAGACATAGAAACATTTGTTTGAACTGCAACTCTTTCAGAGATTTCAATCTGAGGATCAGAATACTGATATGTATTAAAACAGGATGAGTAGTCCTGATCAGTCTGAAAATAGAAGAGGTCTGTAATGACAATGTTAAAGGATATTACTGTTCTGTTTGGGTGACTCAATTTATATTGCTATGGAAGTAGAactaatgcaggaaagaaagagaagtcagGAAGAACACAAAGCCTTCACATTGCCACTTTGCAATGAAGGGATGTCTTTAAGTTCCTGTGTGGAAACCCTATCATGTCAAAAAatagagctgtgaagatgaaaaaTGTTTCAGTGTAGCTGCTTAGATTTTCTGGGAATTGCTTGTAAGGAATGCTGCTCATGCTGGCATTGTTTAACTTCCCCATAAAGCTAGCTTTCAGGGGTGGAGGGGTTAGATTTTGAGAacaggtgttttttttcccccctcagatTCCTTAGGTAAAGCTGTAAGGGTTGATGTTTGTCCTATTTCTTTTTCCAATTCTATTGCTTCACCATTTTCTTGCTGTATCTTGCTTTGTAATGTATTGTTTACAATGTGTTGGAAATAGTAACTGTTGTGTAAGTTAACAAAGCTCAAAATTAATAGACTTTTGGTATCTCAGTtgagatgttgggatttttagcAGTTTTATATTTGCTAAAGACTGTGGAGAGTTTTAAATCATAGTGAATGCCTATGTAATCATAAAATAGTCATGGGTTTATGGGGTCTAGGATCAAAATTTGGATATTTGAATGCAAAGTTTCTCCTTCAGCCTCATGTTTCTTTTCAATTCATGcttacctagaactcattatgtacacTAAGGCCAGCTCCCAATTCACATTGATCCATCTAACTCTGCTTTCTGAATGTGGAATTAAAAGAATGTATtactatgcccagctgttattCAAATTTTAATGTATGTAATTGATATAATATGTAATGAACATAAGACTAATATCTGATATATGACtatcaaaaattatttaaaggactggggagatggttaattGGGTAATGTGAACACCATGCAAACATGAGAGAGTGACTTTGGATCCCCATTTCCCATGTAAAAATGATGGCTGTGGGGTTGGCAAAATTACTCAGTGATTaatgcattgcctgcaaagcccagtgaccaatGTTtagttcctcaggacctacataaagacaTAAGGAGAGTGTCACATTCATCTTGAGTTCATAAAGGTCCTGCCATTCatgatctatatatctatctctctttctccttaaaaataaaaagtaaatgtatGAAACATTTTACAATACTTATTGTGGTTGTCCATGTGTGTAATTCCAACAAAATGAAGGATACAAGGAATCCTAGATCTGATTATTTACattgtctagctgaattgatgatCTCTGCCTTCAAGGCAAGACTTGGTATAGGTATATCTAACCAGCCAATGTCTAAAACAGAGACTTTGCTAATAATTTAAACATGTCTATAACAAGCAGTAACATTTTCTGGCCATTCTCTTAAACATAGAAGCAAAAGTTTTAAACAAAATCCTTCCAAACAGATGCAAGAATACATCCAAAATATCACTTGTGATACCAGTATGCCTAGATTCCACCATTATAGGGTTGGCTCAtaaggtgtgatagtttgaaacaatatgcttgttgcagtcaggtttatatTGCTGCCAGAAATTACCTAAGGCTATTGTACCCATAAGTCCTCCCCAAACAACAcagtgcttccaggaggcattaatttccaaatctcagcagggaacctagcattcagaatatgtaagtttatgggggacacctgagtccaaccatcacattctgcccatagcccccataaactgataactatacatgatataaaatacaatgcattcagtccaactttaaaagtccccacaattttgtcaattccaatgatgttcaagcatgcccatagtccaagatcttttaacagaGCTATAATAGCAAAACCCCTCCAAaaacataatgtcacagaataaggACTCAAACTGCAAAGGATGGCACTGAGcataacaaaaaataattcagccaacacaagatttaaacaaggtgAACATCAATCTCTGTAGCACCAGGTTGAAGAAATCTAGTCTGTGACAAATCATTAAATCCAATAATCCTACTCAGCATCAAGTCACTGGAGTTTCCATTCAacccctccagctatgctactcacagtcctgtaaaACTTCATCCATGGCTATCAGCTCTCCTTAGCACAACATCTCATAGTCCAAACATGTCCAGTGGGTTTCCACTGAaaccctcacagctccattgggtctccatgcaggtatacagcaagcctgcttcacactggaaAAGGCTTTTTCCAaaacaagaccacattgcaaattcagtgaccctctcttacatttctcatactccacaataccaggtgaggTGCCACTTTGTTAATTGGGGGatgataaagcagattttgaagaacagggcaatccttgagcattcaggtcccttcaaaagactacattcttcctgtttctcaaTGCAGTCAGCTAatccaatctcaaagattgtaatctctcatataattgcagctgaacaggcagaagtttcagcctaaagatttcataTTTACATGCCATATTCCTTTGCCCATAGAAGTCCATTCCTGTGTAAACCAGCCCTGCTCAAGTtattaggacatgggcataacagcaagcctctcatacaaactgtgtctaggccagtccaggcaaagtttttTCTCACTGTTCAAGCcacacctcacagtccttagttcttactgcattcatgtatttcaactcttaccagaatattCCATGAAGTTGTATCTATTGcatttcaaggcatctcttatgccaaggtttcaagtcattccacattcctctggaaAGTCAGCTactaaaggccaaagccacacagtcaggcg is a window from the Jaculus jaculus isolate mJacJac1 unplaced genomic scaffold, mJacJac1.mat.Y.cur mat_scaffold_180_1_18734_arrow_ctg1, whole genome shotgun sequence genome containing:
- the LOC123457262 gene encoding gastrula zinc finger protein XlCGF7.1-like, translated to LKTQQKMHWIETDDFKQCQNTVYQKLHQTCYQGTNTGDRLYECRTTFISKSHVTNHQGTQAGYKPYECSKCGKAFLSKSHLNKPYECPACGKACITNSDPNKHQRNQTYEIPYECIECGKTFISMSQLTNHQITHTEEKSYECTEFGKGFIHKSQLNNHHRTHSGEKPYKCTECGKGFLYKSVLTTHQRTHTGEKPYECTDCGKAFIRKSHLITHQRTHTGEKPYECPECGRAFISKSQLTNHQRTHKGERPYKCIQCEKSFIRKTNLTNHQRIHT